The proteins below are encoded in one region of Paenibacillus sp. YYML68:
- a CDS encoding non-ribosomal peptide synthetase, with product MIERQSHGPPRLRDDESLVSIPLARSNQVVMSKQMGSLRMELATELASAVQEISERCGVTSSSVLLALWGGLLHRYTDAEEVLLYTLGGTGNDAASAPCCVPLRVPDLHPDTSFIQILSWITQEEQVTLGLERVGQAYPEQVGAMQPLLFVCESSQSTATLECYDHYGELIVCTEAGIGLCLHMRYDARLYTEAYVRGIACHYEKLGLQALQHPERSIQSFELLSWEEGEMLLRVNDTAMDYPLQSIGDLFRAQVQQSPLQTAVVYGEQLLSYQQLDESSDRIAAYLLSRGLVQGMRVGLIAERTPSMLVAIIGMLKAGMTYVPIDPQYPGERIEFMLNDSSCAYIVADEVCSVAAQQLGREVLQIEHMLQYTNEEELDKPFVSPAAPAYMMYTSGSTGQPKGILTTHCNIVRTVRNCGYIELHAQDKLLQLSNYAFDGSTFDIFGALLNGAQLVLTPKSVLLDASLLAELIRTERITVAFMTTALFNVLTDMDVACFEPLRKLLFGGETASVKHVRRCLDYMGDHRLIHVYGPTETTVFATFYPVDHRIYDMDYVPIGRPIHNTTVYVVNKLGQLQPVGVPGELWIGGDGTAIGYVNRDDLTSSKFVDSPFITGERLYKTGDRVRWTNEGQLEFIERMDQQVKIRGYRIEMGEVEKQLQRLELVKEAIVTAGKDDSGHAYLCAYYIPNANISVSELKSRLSAVLPAYMVPDCFMAMEKFPLTPNGKINKRALPAPVRIDIRPYEAPATETEAALAELWQSVLAVGQVSRYAHFFELGGQSLKAMMLLAQVREQFQVTLPVAEIFDKPVLLELAATIETISDGTVLMPLDRAEYRSFYPATSAQKAMFALQQLAPASCSYNITSAYRIIGRFHPDQLERVLQALARRHESLRTSFQYMQGEPVQIIHDELSFQLERYEAGHEEEAAALVQQFIRPFDLSKTPLFRAGCIQLGSSDEYIVVLDFHHIICDGISLNIVHRELSELYKGLALPELDIQVKDYAVWQQKLLMTPMYEAKQVFWQGHLGGELPLLNMPTDRPRPTVRQSAGSRYRVKLGARRTEGLRQLSRQCQSTLFMTLLSLYQVILSKYGDQSEVVIGTPVAGRLHSAIDSLIGMFVNTIALRLSVRRNQTFMEIVSNVKDIVLQAFEHADYPFDKVQEKLGCRRDPSRHPVFDAMLVLQNMDSVALELADTRVERIFVSGNETRFDLTWEFYEGVELELYIEYSTVLFEESTITRMSEHLLHVIDQVIECPDMKLGELELVNDTQREQLLVQFNDTDQAYPSQTTVHQLFEQQAARTPDETAVLSEGRTVTYRQLNQLANTLARRLREKHGVKRDQFVGMLLDKSVEMVAAVLAVLKAGAAYIPIDPTYPEERIQYMLTDSGAELLLVDEGGRPPSSYAGSVLEVKRMEGWLEEDCSNLESVNAASDLAYMIYTSGSTGQPKGVMIEHQGLCNFALLSEAYGIQSKGRVLQFAPFSFDASAAELIHTLLSGATLIVEKKEVFLSNLVSFLQERQVTSVTLPPSLLKAVDVRALPELKTIVTAGEACSMELVERWGEGRTFINAYGPTEATIGSTYGVLVSGMRTAVIGKPIPNKKLYVVNADYQLQPIGVPGELWIGGAGIARGYWNKPELTAERFITNPFGEGRIYRTGDMVRWLPDGTLEFLGRIDHQVKINGYRIELDEIVEALLRHPGISDAIVIDWKRGNQVELAAYITVYDRLEEREIRAYLRQALPAYMIPASFIVLPYLPLTPNLKVDRTLLPEPRLYAQQETRYRVPQNELESMLAAIWEEVLNIPRVGIDDHYLELGGDSIKGIQMAARLNHLGYKLDIQQLFQYSTIAELAPHVKLLTHSISQEPVIGAVELTPIQRWFFGLDIPNKSHWNQSMILPSEQGWEEVEVRTVLRKLTEHHDALRMTFRLEGTRIEPYNQGLEHDAFALRVYALDVATDIGLTIEREANKLQRGMNLEEGPLLQACIFQTNRCHYLLLAIHHLVIDAVSWRILLEDFHTLVGQLQAEQPLLLPLKTDSYVTWSHAIMEYRQTPFFESERRYWQRVEERLQGANMLQPTARCTVRESRRTALTLGEHAAAELLGPVHRAFGTEANDIWLSALALTVQACLGHSTIVIHMEGHGREALHQELNVTRTVGWFTSLYPVIIELPSDRIAETIVNVKNSLREIPNKGMGYNMMISQQSGEALLRAVTPALTFNYLGRFDNGAALNGIGASYPSTGDSIDPATPMLAGIDIVAAVVEEQLHIVFTYDPSQYTVGQMSEFVSVFHRCLDRIRSHCLEQREQVLTSSDFSATGLDQDELELFLNTLE from the coding sequence ATGATTGAAAGACAGTCTCATGGCCCTCCCCGCTTACGTGATGATGAGTCCCTCGTATCCATTCCGCTGGCACGCAGTAATCAGGTCGTGATGAGTAAGCAGATGGGGTCGCTTCGAATGGAGCTTGCCACTGAACTTGCTTCGGCAGTGCAGGAGATTAGTGAGCGATGTGGCGTGACGTCGTCGTCGGTCTTGCTTGCGTTGTGGGGGGGACTGCTGCATCGTTACACGGATGCCGAGGAAGTGCTGCTCTATACATTGGGGGGGACTGGTAATGATGCGGCAAGCGCACCTTGCTGTGTTCCACTGCGAGTACCTGATCTTCATCCCGACACCTCCTTCATCCAGATACTATCTTGGATCACTCAAGAGGAGCAGGTGACACTAGGGCTGGAGCGTGTTGGGCAAGCATACCCAGAGCAAGTGGGTGCAATGCAGCCGTTACTATTTGTGTGCGAGTCATCACAGTCTACAGCGACGCTGGAGTGCTACGACCATTATGGTGAGCTCATCGTCTGTACGGAAGCAGGAATCGGCCTGTGTCTGCATATGCGCTATGATGCACGACTGTACACTGAAGCGTACGTTCGGGGAATCGCGTGCCATTATGAGAAGCTCGGGCTACAGGCTCTGCAGCATCCTGAGCGAAGCATTCAGTCCTTCGAGCTATTAAGTTGGGAGGAGGGAGAAATGCTGCTGCGTGTCAACGACACTGCGATGGACTATCCGCTGCAATCGATTGGCGATCTGTTCAGAGCGCAGGTGCAGCAATCACCCCTGCAGACTGCTGTCGTATATGGAGAGCAGCTGCTGTCGTATCAGCAGTTGGACGAAAGCTCGGATCGGATCGCCGCTTATCTGCTAAGCAGAGGACTTGTACAAGGGATGCGCGTAGGCTTGATCGCGGAAAGGACACCCTCTATGCTCGTTGCGATCATCGGTATGTTGAAGGCAGGCATGACATATGTCCCGATCGATCCGCAGTATCCAGGAGAACGAATTGAATTCATGCTGAACGATAGCAGCTGCGCCTATATTGTGGCTGATGAGGTTTGTAGTGTTGCGGCTCAGCAGCTTGGCCGGGAAGTGCTGCAGATCGAGCATATGTTGCAGTATACCAACGAAGAAGAGCTGGATAAGCCGTTCGTCAGTCCGGCCGCACCAGCTTATATGATGTACACGTCGGGCTCTACTGGTCAGCCGAAGGGTATACTGACCACGCATTGCAACATTGTGAGGACGGTGCGGAATTGCGGCTATATCGAGCTGCATGCTCAGGATAAGCTGCTGCAGCTGTCCAATTATGCGTTCGATGGCTCGACCTTCGATATATTTGGTGCTCTGTTGAATGGGGCACAGCTTGTACTTACACCTAAGTCTGTCCTATTGGACGCTTCGTTGCTGGCTGAGCTGATTCGCACGGAGCGGATTACAGTGGCCTTCATGACGACAGCGTTGTTCAATGTGTTGACTGATATGGATGTAGCCTGCTTCGAGCCGCTTCGCAAGCTGTTATTTGGCGGCGAGACGGCTTCAGTCAAGCATGTGCGGAGGTGTCTCGATTATATGGGGGACCACCGGCTTATCCATGTTTATGGTCCTACGGAGACTACGGTGTTTGCCACGTTCTACCCGGTCGATCATCGTATTTACGATATGGACTATGTGCCAATTGGCAGGCCGATTCATAATACTACGGTATACGTGGTGAACAAGCTGGGCCAGCTCCAGCCTGTAGGTGTGCCCGGTGAGCTATGGATTGGAGGCGATGGGACAGCGATTGGATATGTGAACAGGGATGATCTGACCAGCTCCAAATTTGTAGACAGTCCATTCATAACTGGAGAACGCCTCTATAAGACTGGCGACCGGGTTCGTTGGACCAACGAGGGCCAGCTCGAATTTATCGAGCGGATGGACCAACAGGTGAAAATTCGGGGTTACCGTATCGAGATGGGGGAAGTAGAGAAGCAGCTGCAGCGGCTTGAGCTTGTCAAAGAAGCGATCGTTACTGCAGGTAAAGACGACAGCGGTCACGCTTATTTATGTGCGTACTATATTCCGAATGCGAATATCAGTGTGTCAGAGCTCAAGAGTCGTCTGAGCGCGGTCCTTCCGGCTTACATGGTACCGGACTGCTTCATGGCGATGGAGAAATTCCCGCTAACCCCGAATGGTAAAATAAACAAGCGTGCTCTTCCGGCACCCGTACGAATAGATATACGTCCCTATGAGGCTCCAGCGACAGAGACAGAAGCCGCACTAGCTGAGCTGTGGCAGTCTGTGCTGGCTGTTGGGCAAGTGAGCCGATACGCCCACTTCTTTGAGCTGGGCGGACAATCGTTGAAGGCGATGATGCTGCTGGCCCAGGTTCGAGAGCAATTTCAAGTAACACTTCCCGTAGCTGAGATATTTGACAAGCCTGTGCTTTTGGAGCTGGCCGCTACCATCGAAACGATCTCTGACGGAACAGTTCTTATGCCTCTTGATCGGGCAGAATACCGATCCTTCTATCCCGCTACATCCGCACAAAAGGCGATGTTCGCCCTCCAACAGCTTGCTCCTGCAAGCTGTAGCTACAACATTACGTCCGCGTATCGGATCATCGGCCGTTTTCATCCAGATCAGCTGGAGCGCGTCTTGCAAGCGCTCGCCCGGCGCCATGAGAGCTTGCGTACGTCATTCCAGTACATGCAAGGTGAGCCTGTGCAGATCATTCATGATGAGCTCTCCTTTCAGCTTGAGCGTTATGAGGCTGGACACGAGGAGGAGGCAGCAGCTCTTGTTCAGCAATTTATACGTCCGTTCGATTTGTCGAAGACTCCCTTATTCCGTGCAGGCTGCATTCAGCTAGGCTCGTCGGATGAATATATCGTTGTGCTCGATTTTCACCACATTATATGTGACGGCATTTCCCTGAATATAGTGCATCGGGAATTGTCGGAGCTGTACAAGGGACTTGCATTGCCAGAGCTGGATATCCAGGTTAAGGATTATGCGGTGTGGCAGCAGAAGCTGCTGATGACGCCTATGTATGAGGCCAAGCAAGTGTTCTGGCAGGGGCATCTGGGCGGCGAGCTGCCGCTATTGAATATGCCGACTGATCGACCGCGTCCTACTGTCAGGCAGTCCGCAGGCAGCCGATACCGTGTCAAGCTGGGAGCTCGCAGGACCGAGGGACTTAGGCAATTGTCTAGACAATGCCAGTCCACGTTGTTCATGACCTTGCTGTCGTTGTATCAGGTAATTCTATCTAAATATGGAGACCAGTCGGAGGTCGTTATCGGAACGCCGGTTGCAGGTCGACTCCATTCTGCCATCGATTCGCTAATCGGTATGTTTGTCAACACGATTGCACTGAGGCTGTCCGTTCGACGGAATCAGACGTTCATGGAGATCGTCAGTAATGTGAAGGATATTGTGCTGCAAGCGTTCGAGCATGCGGATTATCCATTCGACAAGGTGCAGGAGAAGCTGGGCTGTAGGCGAGATCCGAGCCGTCACCCGGTGTTCGATGCCATGCTTGTATTGCAAAATATGGATAGCGTCGCTCTCGAGCTGGCGGATACGCGCGTTGAGCGGATCTTCGTAAGCGGGAATGAGACCCGATTCGACTTGACCTGGGAGTTCTACGAGGGCGTGGAGCTAGAGCTATATATCGAATACAGCACGGTGCTGTTCGAGGAGTCAACGATTACACGAATGTCAGAGCACCTTCTGCATGTGATCGATCAAGTAATCGAGTGTCCGGATATGAAGCTTGGTGAGCTAGAGCTCGTCAATGATACCCAGCGGGAGCAGCTGCTTGTTCAGTTCAACGACACGGATCAAGCTTATCCGAGCCAGACGACTGTGCACCAGCTGTTCGAGCAGCAGGCAGCTCGAACACCGGATGAGACGGCGGTCTTGTCTGAAGGGAGGACGGTGACGTATCGTCAGTTGAACCAGCTGGCCAACACCTTGGCCCGCAGGCTGCGCGAGAAGCATGGGGTGAAGCGTGACCAGTTCGTCGGCATGCTGCTGGACAAATCGGTGGAGATGGTGGCAGCGGTGCTAGCGGTGCTGAAGGCTGGGGCGGCCTATATTCCGATTGATCCGACATATCCCGAGGAGCGCATTCAATACATGCTGACGGACAGCGGGGCAGAGCTGCTGCTCGTGGACGAAGGTGGGAGGCCTCCTTCCAGCTATGCCGGCAGCGTGCTCGAGGTGAAGCGAATGGAAGGGTGGCTAGAGGAGGATTGCTCCAATCTTGAGTCGGTGAATGCTGCTTCTGACCTTGCCTATATGATTTATACATCAGGCTCGACTGGACAACCCAAGGGAGTCATGATCGAGCATCAAGGGTTATGCAACTTTGCGCTCTTGTCCGAAGCATACGGAATCCAGAGCAAGGGGCGTGTGCTCCAGTTTGCGCCATTCAGCTTTGATGCTTCTGCTGCAGAGCTGATTCATACGCTGCTGTCGGGAGCGACACTGATCGTTGAGAAGAAGGAGGTGTTCTTGTCCAATCTCGTTTCGTTCCTTCAGGAGCGACAGGTGACCTCGGTTACTTTGCCGCCAAGCTTGCTGAAGGCAGTGGACGTCCGGGCATTGCCGGAGCTGAAGACGATCGTCACAGCCGGGGAAGCTTGCAGTATGGAGCTTGTCGAACGATGGGGGGAAGGTCGCACGTTTATTAACGCGTACGGACCGACGGAAGCGACCATCGGCTCTACGTATGGCGTACTGGTCAGCGGGATGCGGACGGCGGTGATCGGCAAGCCGATACCGAATAAGAAGCTGTACGTTGTCAATGCGGACTACCAACTTCAGCCGATTGGGGTGCCAGGTGAGCTATGGATCGGCGGAGCAGGGATTGCTAGAGGCTATTGGAACAAGCCGGAATTAACAGCAGAGCGATTCATAACTAATCCGTTCGGAGAAGGCCGCATCTACCGCACCGGAGATATGGTGCGATGGCTGCCGGACGGGACGCTGGAATTTCTAGGACGCATCGACCATCAAGTGAAGATTAACGGGTATCGGATCGAGCTGGACGAGATTGTTGAGGCATTGTTGAGGCATCCTGGCATATCCGATGCGATCGTCATCGATTGGAAGCGGGGGAATCAGGTCGAGCTGGCAGCGTACATCACCGTGTACGATCGGTTGGAGGAGAGGGAGATCCGGGCGTACTTGCGTCAAGCGCTGCCGGCGTACATGATTCCGGCGTCCTTCATCGTTCTGCCGTATCTCCCACTCACGCCGAACCTGAAGGTGGACCGCACATTGCTCCCGGAGCCAAGGCTCTACGCTCAGCAGGAAACACGTTATCGTGTCCCGCAGAATGAGCTTGAGTCCATGCTTGCTGCAATATGGGAGGAGGTGCTGAACATACCAAGGGTCGGGATCGATGATCACTATTTAGAGCTGGGCGGTGATTCGATTAAAGGTATTCAGATGGCAGCAAGACTTAACCATCTGGGCTATAAGCTTGACATTCAGCAGCTCTTCCAATATTCGACGATAGCCGAGCTTGCCCCACATGTAAAGCTGCTGACTCACAGCATCAGCCAGGAGCCTGTCATCGGCGCTGTCGAGCTGACGCCAATCCAGAGGTGGTTCTTCGGCCTCGACATCCCGAACAAGAGCCATTGGAATCAATCGATGATTCTCCCTTCTGAGCAGGGCTGGGAAGAAGTCGAGGTTAGAACGGTATTGCGGAAGCTCACCGAGCATCACGATGCTCTCAGGATGACATTTCGGCTGGAAGGTACACGGATCGAGCCCTATAACCAAGGACTGGAGCATGACGCATTCGCGCTTCGAGTGTATGCGCTGGATGTAGCTACGGATATAGGGCTGACCATCGAGCGTGAGGCCAACAAGCTGCAGAGAGGCATGAACCTGGAAGAGGGACCGCTGCTGCAGGCCTGTATTTTTCAGACGAACCGCTGTCATTATTTGCTGCTTGCCATTCATCATCTGGTTATTGATGCGGTGTCCTGGCGTATATTGCTGGAGGACTTCCACACGCTGGTCGGTCAGCTACAAGCAGAACAACCGCTGTTGCTTCCGCTTAAGACGGATTCTTATGTAACGTGGAGCCACGCGATCATGGAATATAGGCAGACCCCGTTCTTTGAGTCAGAACGACGGTATTGGCAGCGTGTCGAGGAACGGCTGCAAGGAGCGAACATGCTACAGCCAACTGCTCGATGTACTGTGCGTGAGAGCCGAAGGACGGCGTTGACTCTAGGTGAGCATGCCGCTGCAGAGCTGCTGGGTCCGGTACACCGGGCATTTGGTACAGAGGCGAATGATATATGGCTCAGTGCGCTCGCCTTGACGGTTCAAGCCTGTCTTGGACATTCTACGATCGTTATTCATATGGAGGGACACGGTCGTGAAGCGCTGCATCAGGAGCTTAATGTGACACGAACCGTCGGCTGGTTCACATCGTTATATCCGGTCATTATCGAATTGCCGTCAGACCGCATTGCGGAGACGATTGTGAACGTCAAAAACTCGCTGCGAGAGATACCAAATAAAGGAATGGGCTACAACATGATGATTTCGCAGCAGTCAGGTGAAGCGTTGCTGCGAGCTGTGACTCCTGCGTTGACCTTCAATTATTTAGGCCGTTTCGATAACGGCGCAGCCTTGAATGGGATCGGAGCCTCGTACCCGTCAACCGGTGATTCCATAGACCCGGCAACTCCAATGCTCGCTGGTATTGACATCGTGGCGGCAGTTGTCGAGGAGCAGCTGCATATTGTGTTTACCTATGACCCAAGTCAGTACACGGTTGGTCAGATGAGTGAATTCGTCAGCGTGTTTCATCGCTGCTTGGATCGAATTCGTTCACATTGTCTGGAGCAGCGGGAGCAGGTGTTGACCTCCAGCGATTTTAGCGCTACTGGCTTGGATCAGGATGAGCTTGAGCTGTTTTTGAACACATTAGAATAA
- a CDS encoding MFS transporter produces the protein MQSKAFLLAMLSLVFNSVGSSVFQLAEAWYIVNYLGLGQSLGIVLMMTAIPRLVLMPLGGVLADRIPKPQLMFMSDILRALLLLVMLICLISDVLSFSWMLVFALLFGTLDAFYWPAASSLIPAIVPEHQLAQANSYFQIIQQGFYLIGPLIGGLMLTWGSYSSLFSTISIILIIGAFLSLLVGKFMPRISEDEAGSRESLLKEWQGGFTYIRTEPYIKVLMLTLMMAGFFLSGPLAVAIPLLVDSVLKGNALTLSYLEISISVGMIAGGAIIAFTRIRQRRMLISLSCLAACGLCVLGLGITSQFFSILSLLLICGLVLSFSNTYFITLLQERTPPDKLGRVMSLVTTATTGLLPLSHATISLLMNGGASIATILVVFGGMIAIFCTVLIAASRAVRTL, from the coding sequence ATGCAAAGCAAAGCTTTTCTATTGGCCATGCTTTCTCTCGTCTTTAACAGCGTTGGTTCGTCTGTATTTCAATTAGCTGAGGCTTGGTATATTGTTAATTATTTGGGACTCGGTCAATCGCTAGGAATCGTTCTTATGATGACAGCGATACCTCGACTTGTACTCATGCCTTTAGGCGGAGTGCTCGCCGATCGGATCCCGAAACCGCAGCTGATGTTTATGTCAGATATCCTTCGCGCACTTCTGCTGCTTGTTATGCTCATCTGCTTGATCTCTGATGTGCTCAGCTTTTCGTGGATGCTCGTATTTGCACTGCTGTTCGGTACGCTGGATGCCTTCTACTGGCCTGCTGCTTCATCACTCATTCCTGCCATCGTACCGGAGCATCAGCTGGCTCAAGCGAACTCTTATTTCCAGATCATTCAACAAGGCTTCTATTTGATCGGCCCGTTAATCGGCGGTCTGATGCTGACGTGGGGCTCCTATTCCTCGTTATTCAGCACCATCTCCATCATCCTCATCATCGGCGCATTCCTCTCATTACTCGTCGGAAAGTTCATGCCCCGCATATCCGAGGATGAAGCTGGCAGCAGAGAATCTCTGTTGAAGGAATGGCAGGGAGGCTTTACCTACATTCGAACAGAGCCTTACATTAAAGTATTGATGCTAACCTTGATGATGGCCGGCTTCTTCCTCTCAGGCCCCCTCGCAGTCGCAATCCCGTTACTCGTAGACTCTGTACTGAAGGGCAATGCGCTGACGCTCAGCTATCTGGAAATTTCGATATCAGTCGGCATGATCGCAGGCGGCGCTATCATTGCATTCACTCGAATACGACAAAGGCGGATGCTCATCTCCTTATCCTGTCTAGCCGCTTGCGGTCTGTGCGTGCTAGGCCTGGGCATCACGAGTCAGTTCTTCTCAATCCTGTCGTTGCTGCTCATTTGCGGACTTGTACTGTCCTTCAGCAACACGTACTTCATTACTCTGCTTCAGGAACGTACACCACCGGATAAGCTGGGACGGGTGATGAGCTTGGTCACGACGGCTACAACAGGCCTGCTCCCGCTATCCCACGCTACCATTTCCTTATTAATGAATGGAGGAGCCTCTATAGCTACGATTCTGGTTGTATTCGGCGGTATGATCGCGATATTTTGTACCGTGCTGATTGCGGCATCCAGAGCGGTCCGCACGCTGTAG